A window of Streptomyces sp. SAI-127 contains these coding sequences:
- a CDS encoding DUF4865 family protein — MHAMQYELTLPADYDMAVIRARVFRIGHLLDDWDGLGFKTYLMRERGVNGSPVNQYAPFYLWDTVEGMNSFLWGGAFQGLSNDFGRPSVRQWTGLSYEEGGAVGSPARSAVRRRQPVPEGVELAEVMAEAVDETGRLAGEDGALFAAAAVDTARWELVHFSLWAHEAPKADGDLFEVLHVSAPGRERLPRGRQW, encoded by the coding sequence ATGCACGCCATGCAGTACGAGCTCACCCTGCCCGCCGACTACGACATGGCCGTCATCCGCGCCCGGGTGTTCCGGATCGGGCATCTGCTGGACGACTGGGACGGGCTCGGCTTCAAGACGTACCTGATGCGCGAGCGCGGGGTGAACGGCTCGCCCGTCAACCAGTACGCCCCCTTCTACCTCTGGGACACCGTGGAGGGCATGAACTCCTTCCTCTGGGGAGGCGCCTTCCAGGGGCTCAGCAACGACTTCGGGCGGCCGTCGGTGCGGCAGTGGACAGGTCTGTCGTACGAGGAGGGCGGCGCCGTCGGCTCCCCCGCCCGGTCGGCGGTCCGCAGGCGTCAACCGGTGCCGGAGGGAGTGGAGTTGGCAGAGGTGATGGCGGAGGCCGTGGACGAGACGGGGCGGCTGGCCGGGGAGGACGGCGCGCTGTTCGCGGCGGCCGCCGTGGACACGGCCCGCTGGGAACTCGTGCACTTCTCTCTGTGGGCGCACGAAGCGCCGAAGGCGGACGGTGATCTGTTCGAGGTACTGCACGTGTCGGCGCCGGGACGGGAGCGGCTGCCTCGGGGGCGTCAGTGGTGA
- a CDS encoding NAD(P)-dependent oxidoreductase, whose amino-acid sequence MRVVVIGGSGHIGTFLVPRLVRAGHEVINISRGTRTAYTEAPEWQQVRQVVADRQREDDEGTFGDRVAGLAPDAVIDLVCFTLEAATALVERLRGEIGHLLHCGTVWRFGPSDRLPISETTGTPPVGEYGIQKDRIARMLKEETASGGLVTTSLHPGHIVGPGWHPIGPLGNLDPAVWYALSAGRPLPVPGIGAELMHHVHADDVAQAFERAVEHRDAAAGEDFNVVAPTALNVRGYARIAAGWFGRTASLEPVTWEQFRRTTAPEHAEASWEHLYRSQYLTIEKARTLLGYAPRHEPEAAVLESVRWLIDHEELKVAGPLGV is encoded by the coding sequence ATGCGAGTCGTCGTCATCGGCGGAAGCGGCCACATCGGCACCTTCCTCGTCCCCCGCCTGGTGCGGGCGGGCCACGAAGTGATCAACATCAGCCGTGGCACCCGCACGGCCTACACCGAGGCTCCCGAGTGGCAGCAGGTCCGCCAGGTCGTCGCCGACCGGCAGCGGGAGGACGACGAGGGCACCTTCGGTGACCGGGTGGCCGGCCTGGCCCCGGACGCCGTGATCGACCTGGTCTGCTTCACCCTGGAAGCGGCCACGGCACTGGTCGAGCGGCTGCGCGGCGAGATCGGGCACCTGCTGCACTGCGGCACCGTGTGGCGTTTCGGCCCCAGCGACAGGCTGCCGATCTCCGAGACCACGGGCACCCCGCCCGTCGGGGAGTACGGCATCCAGAAGGACCGGATCGCCCGGATGCTGAAGGAGGAGACCGCTTCCGGGGGCCTGGTGACCACGTCCCTGCACCCCGGGCACATCGTCGGGCCGGGCTGGCACCCGATCGGTCCGCTGGGAAACCTCGACCCCGCGGTCTGGTACGCCCTCTCGGCCGGACGGCCGCTGCCGGTCCCGGGGATCGGTGCCGAGCTGATGCACCATGTGCACGCCGACGATGTCGCCCAGGCCTTCGAACGGGCGGTCGAGCACCGGGACGCGGCGGCGGGAGAGGACTTCAATGTCGTCGCCCCCACCGCGCTGAACGTCCGCGGGTACGCCCGCATCGCGGCCGGCTGGTTCGGTCGGACCGCGTCGCTGGAGCCGGTGACCTGGGAACAGTTCCGCCGGACCACAGCCCCGGAACACGCCGAGGCGAGCTGGGAGCACCTCTACCGCAGTCAGTACCTCACCATCGAGAAGGCCAGGACCCTCCTCGGCTACGCGCCGCGCCACGAACCGGAGGCCGCCGTACTGGAGTCGGTGCGATGGCTGATCGACCACGAGGAACTGAAGGTGGCCGGCCCGCTCGGCGTCTGA
- a CDS encoding SMI1/KNR4 family protein encodes MIETTERDRAFPPALADVARVEFDYDDGEGVDFEPYDAFDSAEETTDWLRHWTGNHQLDGDAYRVFGQDGTGGLAALWCVRPGRPLVEQPVVFLGSEGERGVVAANLSDFLWVLADGLGPLEVVDFEQYEGRPSATLTALAERHANTPRRTTRDIVTTARAEFPTFSEDIDALCR; translated from the coding sequence ATGATCGAGACGACTGAGCGCGACCGCGCCTTTCCGCCCGCCCTGGCCGACGTGGCCCGCGTGGAGTTCGACTACGACGACGGCGAGGGCGTCGACTTCGAGCCGTACGACGCCTTCGACTCCGCCGAGGAGACCACCGACTGGCTGCGCCACTGGACCGGCAACCACCAACTGGACGGCGACGCCTACCGGGTCTTCGGACAGGACGGCACCGGTGGCCTCGCCGCCCTGTGGTGCGTGCGGCCGGGGCGGCCCCTCGTGGAGCAGCCCGTGGTGTTCCTGGGATCGGAGGGCGAGCGCGGTGTGGTGGCGGCGAACCTGTCCGACTTCCTGTGGGTGCTCGCCGATGGCCTCGGGCCTTTGGAGGTCGTGGATTTCGAGCAGTACGAGGGCCGTCCGAGCGCGACGCTGACCGCCCTCGCCGAACGCCACGCGAACACCCCGCGCCGCACCACCCGGGACATCGTCACCACCGCCCGGGCGGAGTTCCCGACCTTCTCCGAGGACATCGACGCACTCTGCCGGTGA
- a CDS encoding methyltransferase yields MTTPWGEFALTRFPEDPRDRLRAWDASDEYLLRHLAAEGVALSGTVVLVGDRWGALATALAPHRPIQITDSFLSQEATRANLERAGVEPGTVRLLTTQDPPPGRVDVLLVRVPKSLALLEDQLLRLAPAVHEGTLVVGTGMVKEIHTSTLQLFERILGPTRTSLAEKKARLIFCTPEPSLERPANPWPYGYTLPDGVGAASGRAVVNHAGVFCADRLDIGTRFFLQHLPKSRGSQRIVDLGCGNGVVGTAVALANPEAEVLFVDESFQAVASAEGTYKANGVPGHAEFRVGDGLAGVPAGSVDLVLNNPPFHSHQATTDATAWRMFTGARRTLRPGGELWVVGNRHLGYHVKLRKLFGNSELVAGGPKFVVLKAVKESGV; encoded by the coding sequence ATGACGACCCCCTGGGGCGAGTTCGCGCTCACCCGTTTCCCCGAGGACCCGCGTGACCGGCTGCGCGCCTGGGACGCCTCCGACGAGTATCTGCTGAGGCATCTCGCGGCGGAGGGCGTGGCCCTGTCCGGCACGGTCGTGTTGGTCGGAGACCGCTGGGGTGCGCTGGCCACCGCGCTGGCGCCGCACCGCCCGATCCAGATCACCGACTCCTTCCTCAGCCAGGAAGCGACCCGCGCCAACCTCGAACGCGCCGGCGTCGAGCCCGGCACCGTCCGGCTGCTCACCACACAGGACCCGCCGCCCGGCCGCGTCGACGTCCTGCTGGTGCGGGTGCCGAAGAGCCTGGCCCTGCTGGAGGACCAGCTGCTGCGGCTGGCGCCCGCGGTGCACGAGGGCACGCTCGTCGTCGGCACCGGCATGGTGAAGGAGATCCACACCTCGACGCTCCAGCTGTTCGAGCGGATCCTCGGGCCGACCCGCACCTCGCTGGCCGAGAAGAAGGCCCGGCTCATCTTCTGCACACCGGAACCGTCGCTCGAACGGCCCGCCAATCCCTGGCCGTACGGCTACACCCTCCCGGACGGCGTCGGTGCCGCCTCCGGGCGTGCCGTCGTCAATCACGCGGGCGTCTTCTGCGCGGACCGGCTCGACATCGGCACCCGGTTCTTCCTCCAGCACCTCCCGAAGAGCCGGGGTTCCCAGCGGATCGTGGACCTGGGCTGCGGCAACGGCGTCGTCGGAACGGCTGTGGCCCTGGCCAACCCCGAGGCCGAGGTGCTGTTCGTCGACGAGTCCTTCCAGGCCGTGGCCTCGGCGGAGGGGACGTACAAGGCGAACGGCGTGCCCGGGCATGCGGAGTTCCGGGTCGGGGACGGTCTGGCGGGGGTCCCGGCGGGCAGCGTCGACCTCGTCCTCAACAACCCGCCCTTCCACTCCCACCAGGCGACGACCGACGCGACGGCCTGGCGGATGTTCACCGGAGCCCGCAGGACGCTACGGCCCGGCGGCGAACTGTGGGTTGTCGGCAACCGCCATCTCGGCTATCACGTGAAGCTGCGGAAGCTGTTCGGCAACAGTGAACTCGTCGCCGGCGGGCCGAAGTTCGTGGTGCTCAAGGCGGTGAAGGAGTCGGGTGTCTGA
- a CDS encoding class II fructose-bisphosphate aldolase, producing MPLVTTGELVTRAATTRSAVAAFNIITLEHVEAVIAGAESLDAPVVLQVSENAVKFRHGSLLPLARAAVTAAERAAVPVALHLDHVQSDDLLRQTADAGFGSVMYDAAHLPYAENLAATRTAADWAHSQGLWIEAELGEVGGKQGRPPLDAHAPGARTDPAEARAFVTDSGVDALAVAIGSAHAMTERTATLDHDLLKRLTATLDVPLVLHGSSGVRDEELTAAVAGGIAKVNVGTALNIAMTGAIREFLAAHPEAVDSRTYLSVGRDAMAEAARRIIQLLAR from the coding sequence GTGCCCCTGGTCACCACCGGCGAGCTCGTCACCCGGGCCGCCACCACCCGCTCCGCCGTCGCCGCCTTCAACATCATCACCCTGGAACACGTCGAGGCCGTCATCGCCGGCGCCGAGTCCCTGGACGCGCCCGTCGTGCTCCAAGTCAGCGAGAACGCCGTCAAGTTCCGCCACGGCAGTCTCCTCCCGCTCGCTCGCGCCGCCGTCACCGCGGCCGAACGAGCCGCCGTACCCGTCGCGTTGCACCTCGACCACGTCCAGAGCGACGACCTGCTGCGCCAGACGGCCGACGCCGGCTTCGGGTCCGTGATGTACGACGCGGCCCATCTGCCCTACGCCGAGAACCTCGCCGCCACCCGGACGGCGGCCGACTGGGCGCACTCCCAAGGGCTCTGGATCGAAGCCGAGTTGGGGGAAGTGGGTGGGAAGCAGGGCCGGCCCCCGCTGGACGCCCACGCCCCCGGCGCCCGCACCGATCCCGCCGAGGCCCGCGCCTTCGTCACCGACTCCGGCGTGGACGCCCTCGCCGTGGCCATCGGCAGCGCCCACGCGATGACCGAACGCACCGCCACCCTCGACCACGACCTGCTCAAACGCCTCACCGCCACCCTCGACGTCCCCCTCGTCCTGCACGGCTCCTCCGGAGTCCGCGACGAGGAACTCACCGCGGCCGTCGCGGGCGGCATCGCCAAGGTCAACGTCGGCACCGCGCTGAACATCGCCATGACGGGCGCGATCCGGGAGTTCCTGGCGGCTCACCCCGAGGCGGTGGACTCCCGCACCTACCTGAGCGTCGGGCGGGACGCCATGGCCGAGGCGGCCCGGCGGATCATCCAGCTGCTCGCGCGGTGA
- a CDS encoding RpiB/LacA/LacB family sugar-phosphate isomerase — protein sequence MRISVSSDMDEPVARTLVDELRARGHEVVAYGALSPGADPQWAVCSAAAAREVAAGTADQAVVCCWTGTGASIAANKVPGVRAALCTDAYTADGARRWNDANVLALSLRLTSEPLLKEILDAWFTAGASEDAEDRENVARVGRLDAGRA from the coding sequence ATGCGGATCTCCGTCTCCTCGGACATGGACGAACCAGTCGCGCGCACCCTCGTCGACGAACTGCGCGCGCGGGGCCACGAAGTCGTCGCGTACGGCGCCCTGAGCCCCGGCGCCGACCCGCAGTGGGCCGTCTGCTCGGCGGCCGCGGCCCGTGAGGTGGCCGCCGGGACGGCCGACCAGGCCGTCGTGTGCTGCTGGACCGGCACCGGCGCCTCCATCGCCGCCAACAAGGTCCCGGGCGTACGGGCCGCCCTGTGCACGGACGCCTACACGGCGGACGGCGCCCGCCGCTGGAACGACGCCAACGTCCTGGCCCTCAGCCTCCGCCTCACCTCCGAGCCACTCCTCAAGGAGATCCTCGACGCCTGGTTCACCGCCGGGGCGAGCGAGGACGCCGAGGACCGAGAGAACGTGGCCCGGGTGGGACGCCTGGACGCCGGCCGGGCCTGA
- a CDS encoding ROK family protein produces the protein MSGKADPRPAGEGTTSRTRLDRGRGALGPALELVHTGRAPTRAVLTAELGVTRATAGAVAAELEALGLIRVDARPTAAAGSQGRPSHRLAVAEDGPVVLAAQVHADGFRAALVGLGGRIVATAPGCETVDADPAKVLGSVVEAGADLLRTTGRRCVGAGLAVPSAVAEPEGLALNPLHLAWPAGAPVRRIFGECVRAAGITGPAFAANDVNLAALAEHRHGAGRGARDLLCVATGHRGVGGALVLDGRLHTGSSGLALEVGHLTVNPEGRPCHCGSRGCLDVEADPLAFLTAAGLDPGPELSLLQQANDLVRHHYDDPAVRTAAEALIDRLGLGLAGLVNILNPDRIILGGLHRTLLDADPARLRAVVADRSLWGQSGGVPILACTLDHNSLVGAAELAWQPVLDDPLGALTHG, from the coding sequence ATGAGCGGCAAGGCGGACCCCCGGCCGGCGGGGGAAGGAACCACCTCGAGGACGCGGCTGGACCGGGGGCGCGGTGCGCTCGGGCCCGCGTTGGAGCTCGTGCACACCGGCCGCGCGCCCACCCGGGCCGTGCTCACCGCGGAACTCGGGGTGACGCGGGCGACGGCCGGCGCGGTCGCCGCCGAGCTGGAGGCGCTCGGGCTGATCCGCGTCGACGCCCGGCCCACCGCTGCCGCCGGTTCGCAGGGCCGGCCCTCGCATCGCCTCGCGGTCGCCGAGGACGGTCCCGTCGTGCTGGCCGCGCAGGTCCACGCCGACGGTTTCCGGGCCGCCCTGGTCGGTCTGGGCGGCCGTATCGTCGCCACCGCCCCCGGCTGCGAGACGGTCGACGCCGACCCGGCGAAGGTCCTCGGCTCCGTCGTCGAGGCGGGCGCCGACCTGCTGCGCACCACCGGCAGACGCTGTGTCGGCGCCGGACTCGCCGTGCCGTCCGCGGTCGCCGAACCCGAAGGCCTCGCCCTCAACCCCCTGCACCTCGCCTGGCCCGCGGGCGCCCCCGTCCGCCGTATCTTCGGCGAGTGCGTGCGTGCCGCAGGCATCACCGGACCGGCCTTCGCGGCCAACGACGTCAACCTCGCCGCGCTCGCCGAGCACCGGCACGGCGCGGGCCGCGGCGCCCGGGACCTGCTGTGCGTGGCGACCGGACACCGGGGCGTGGGCGGCGCGCTGGTGCTCGACGGGCGTCTGCACACGGGGAGTTCGGGCCTGGCTCTGGAGGTCGGCCACCTCACCGTGAACCCCGAGGGCCGACCCTGCCACTGCGGCAGCCGGGGCTGTCTGGACGTCGAGGCGGACCCGCTGGCGTTCCTCACGGCGGCCGGACTCGACCCCGGCCCCGAGCTCTCCCTGCTCCAGCAGGCCAACGACCTCGTCCGGCACCACTACGACGATCCCGCCGTCCGCACCGCCGCCGAGGCCCTCATCGACCGCCTGGGCCTCGGTCTCGCGGGCCTGGTGAACATCCTGAACCCGGACCGCATCATCCTCGGCGGCCTCCACCGCACCCTTCTGGACGCCGACCCCGCCCGTCTGCGCGCCGTCGTCGCCGACCGCAGTCTGTGGGGGCAGAGCGGCGGCGTTCCCATCCTGGCCTGCACCCTCGACCACAACAGCCTGGTCGGGGCGGCCGAGCTGGCGTGGCAGCCGGTGCTGGACGATCCGCTGGGTGCACTGACCCATGGCTGA
- a CDS encoding phosphotriesterase — protein MVSAVAVRTVAGDVPAEELGVCDAHDHLFFGSPQLPGQELRSVSAARTELTAFAAQGGGAVMQWTPYGLGRRADALPTLARETGVRIVTATGLHQAAHYDDATLAGLRGRLADVFVAELTEGIGRSGVRAGLIKVAGGFHALDAHARWTMTAAAEAHHATGAPIAVHLELGTGALDVLDLLCGELGVPPRRVILGHLNRSPDFTVHREAAGSGCYLAFDGPSRAHHATDWRMPDAVRELADAGHGDRLLLGGDTTTAAARSVNGGPGMPYLLRRVRPRLTADLGEELVRRILTDNPGRALAVEWSRP, from the coding sequence GTGGTGAGCGCGGTCGCGGTCCGTACCGTGGCCGGGGACGTCCCCGCCGAGGAGCTCGGCGTGTGCGACGCGCACGACCACCTGTTCTTCGGCAGCCCCCAACTGCCGGGGCAGGAGCTGCGGAGCGTCTCGGCGGCGCGGACCGAGCTGACGGCGTTCGCCGCGCAGGGCGGTGGCGCCGTGATGCAGTGGACGCCGTACGGGCTGGGGCGGCGGGCCGACGCGCTGCCGACGCTGGCACGGGAGACCGGGGTGCGGATCGTCACCGCGACCGGGCTGCACCAGGCCGCCCACTACGACGACGCCACGCTCGCCGGGCTGCGCGGCCGGCTGGCTGACGTGTTCGTCGCCGAACTGACCGAGGGCATCGGGCGGTCGGGGGTCCGCGCGGGGCTGATCAAGGTGGCGGGCGGCTTCCACGCGCTGGACGCGCACGCCCGCTGGACGATGACCGCGGCGGCCGAGGCCCATCACGCTACGGGGGCGCCGATCGCCGTCCACCTGGAGCTGGGGACCGGTGCGCTGGACGTACTGGATCTGCTGTGCGGGGAGTTGGGGGTGCCGCCGCGGCGAGTGATCCTCGGGCACCTCAACCGCTCCCCCGACTTCACGGTGCACCGCGAGGCCGCGGGGTCGGGCTGCTATCTCGCCTTCGACGGGCCCTCGCGCGCCCACCACGCCACGGACTGGCGCATGCCCGACGCGGTGCGGGAGCTCGCGGACGCGGGGCACGGCGACCGGCTGCTGCTCGGCGGCGACACCACGACCGCGGCGGCCCGCTCGGTCAACGGCGGCCCGGGGATGCCGTATCTGCTGCGCCGGGTGCGGCCGCGGCTCACGGCCGACCTGGGTGAGGAACTGGTGCGGCGCATCCTCACCGACAACCCTGGTCGAGCCCTGGCCGTGGAGTGGAGTCGGCCATGA
- a CDS encoding cupin domain-containing protein, translating into MQITRQRPETRQGPAENFTGTVWLDEIAAPASPSRLRMFNVHFAPGAHTAWHRHPHGQVLHVLEGEGLVQRRGGAVEPIRAGDSVWIEPGEWHWHGAGPRTFMTHLAVVEAAEDGTTADWDAHVAPEDYPA; encoded by the coding sequence GTGCAGATCACCCGACAGCGCCCGGAGACCCGGCAGGGTCCGGCCGAGAACTTCACGGGGACGGTGTGGCTCGACGAGATCGCCGCGCCCGCCTCCCCGTCCCGGCTGCGGATGTTCAACGTCCATTTCGCGCCCGGCGCGCACACCGCGTGGCACCGCCATCCGCACGGCCAGGTGCTGCACGTCCTGGAGGGCGAGGGGCTGGTGCAGCGCAGGGGCGGTGCCGTCGAGCCGATCCGCGCGGGTGACAGCGTGTGGATCGAGCCGGGCGAGTGGCACTGGCACGGGGCGGGGCCGCGCACCTTCATGACGCATCTCGCGGTCGTCGAGGCCGCCGAGGACGGCACGACCGCCGACTGGGACGCGCACGTCGCCCCCGAGGACTACCCCGCCTGA
- a CDS encoding NUDIX domain-containing protein: protein MADLLEAAGLRLVEVAPPVVPAEVRTAMDREWGEAVLANPALFDGPVAVCAGLSREAQDDLLVSWSRVTYRYLALRRVPGADALASLFVSVVQPTDDGRVLVGRMSASTAAPGRWQFPGGSVEPPTGDEPLDEPALRRHAAVELAEETGVDVPAADLTRCLVTHGADGQVGVHYLAPPLPASFLQESFTALTAAETVRGRAPEFDRLALVGSPAELPDLAGPHVGYLDPVVRWVSRRVGS from the coding sequence ATGGCTGACCTGCTGGAGGCCGCGGGACTGCGCCTGGTCGAGGTGGCGCCCCCGGTGGTGCCGGCCGAGGTGCGGACGGCCATGGACCGTGAGTGGGGCGAGGCCGTCCTGGCCAACCCGGCCCTCTTCGACGGTCCGGTGGCGGTGTGCGCGGGGCTCTCACGGGAGGCCCAGGACGACCTGCTCGTCTCCTGGTCCCGGGTGACCTATCGGTACCTCGCCCTGCGCCGCGTCCCGGGTGCCGACGCCCTGGCGTCCCTCTTCGTCAGCGTGGTGCAGCCGACGGACGACGGACGCGTGCTGGTGGGCCGTATGTCCGCGTCCACCGCCGCGCCCGGCCGCTGGCAGTTCCCCGGCGGATCGGTGGAACCGCCCACCGGCGACGAGCCCCTGGACGAACCCGCACTGCGCCGCCACGCGGCCGTGGAACTGGCCGAGGAGACGGGCGTCGACGTCCCGGCCGCCGACCTCACCCGGTGTCTGGTGACGCACGGCGCGGACGGACAGGTCGGTGTCCACTACCTGGCACCGCCCCTGCCCGCGTCCTTCTTGCAGGAGAGCTTCACGGCGCTGACGGCCGCGGAGACGGTACGGGGACGGGCGCCGGAGTTCGACCGGCTCGCGCTCGTAGGCTCACCGGCCGAACTTCCGGACCTCGCCGGTCCGCACGTGGGCTACCTGGATCCCGTCGTCCGTTGGGTGAGCCGCCGAGTAGGCTCGTGA
- a CDS encoding class I SAM-dependent methyltransferase: protein MSDLSVRAFYDALAPDYHRIFADWDASMAHQAAVLGAFVREDLGPGPHRVLDCSCGIGTQAIGLALAGHRVVGSDISPVAAARAAQEAAARGAVVPTAAADMRRLPFASSVFDVVVCADNSLAHLLTAPDVEAALAGMGRVLRDGGLLVLTLRDYDEIRRTRPAAPPPQVSEDSGGRVITFQLWQWHDDGERYDLEHFQLADGAGDDWAVRVRRTTSWALTRSQLTEFVAGAGFVDVRWHDPAAGGFYQPVLTARAAG, encoded by the coding sequence GTGTCTGATCTCTCGGTGCGGGCCTTCTACGACGCGCTGGCCCCGGACTACCACCGGATCTTCGCGGACTGGGACGCGAGCATGGCGCATCAGGCGGCTGTGCTCGGAGCGTTCGTGCGGGAGGACCTGGGGCCGGGGCCGCACCGCGTCCTGGACTGCTCGTGCGGCATCGGGACCCAGGCGATCGGGCTGGCTCTCGCGGGGCACCGGGTCGTCGGCAGCGACATCAGTCCGGTGGCCGCCGCACGGGCCGCCCAGGAGGCCGCGGCCCGCGGGGCAGTGGTGCCGACCGCCGCCGCGGACATGCGCCGGCTGCCGTTCGCGTCGTCCGTCTTCGACGTCGTCGTCTGCGCCGACAACTCGCTCGCGCATCTGCTGACGGCCCCGGACGTCGAGGCCGCGCTCGCGGGCATGGGCAGGGTTCTGCGGGACGGCGGTCTGCTGGTGCTCACCCTTCGGGACTACGACGAGATCCGGCGGACCAGGCCCGCCGCCCCGCCTCCGCAGGTCTCCGAGGACTCCGGCGGCCGGGTGATCACCTTCCAGCTGTGGCAATGGCACGATGACGGCGAGCGCTACGACCTGGAGCACTTCCAGCTCGCGGACGGCGCCGGGGACGACTGGGCCGTCCGCGTCCGCCGTACGACCTCCTGGGCCCTGACCCGTTCACAGCTGACGGAGTTCGTGGCCGGGGCCGGTTTCGTCGACGTGCGCTGGCACGATCCGGCCGCCGGCGGGTTCTACCAGCCCGTCCTCACCGCGCGAGCAGCTGGATGA
- a CDS encoding TetR/AcrR family transcriptional regulator, whose translation MYSERMSTSDRLIESTRELLWERGYVGTSPKAILERAGAGQGSMYHHFKGKPDLALAAIRRTAEDLRATAEEVLGGPGTPYERIEAYLRRERDVLRGCPIGRLTMDPDVIASDELRAPVDETIDWIRERIAGIVEEGKEQGQFASSLDGEEIAATVLATVQGGYVLARASGSPAAFDTGVRGLLSLLTPPSP comes from the coding sequence ATGTACAGTGAGCGCATGAGCACCTCGGACCGACTGATCGAGTCCACCCGTGAGCTGCTGTGGGAGCGCGGCTATGTGGGGACCAGCCCCAAGGCGATCCTGGAGCGCGCGGGGGCCGGACAGGGCAGCATGTACCACCACTTCAAGGGCAAGCCCGATCTCGCCCTGGCCGCGATCCGGCGGACCGCCGAGGACCTGCGGGCCACCGCGGAGGAAGTACTCGGCGGGCCCGGCACGCCGTACGAGCGGATCGAGGCGTATCTGCGGCGCGAGCGGGACGTGCTGCGCGGGTGTCCGATCGGCCGGCTCACGATGGACCCGGACGTCATCGCCAGCGACGAACTGCGTGCGCCCGTCGACGAGACGATCGACTGGATCCGTGAGCGCATCGCCGGGATCGTCGAAGAGGGCAAGGAACAGGGCCAGTTCGCGTCCTCCCTGGACGGCGAGGAGATCGCGGCGACCGTTCTCGCGACGGTCCAGGGCGGCTATGTCCTCGCCCGCGCGTCCGGCTCGCCCGCCGCGTTCGACACGGGCGTGCGGGGTCTGCTCTCACTGCTCACACCACCATCGCCGTAA
- a CDS encoding SHOCT domain-containing protein, with product MQTLAHWDGGPGPWILFFPLIWAAVVLGVVTVLRRTVWRGRRGPWRAMADARPSGDSPIAMLGRRFASGEIDEDEYWRRLSVLDEQFGPAAGKGGAA from the coding sequence ATGCAGACACTCGCGCACTGGGACGGCGGCCCCGGCCCGTGGATCCTCTTCTTCCCGCTGATCTGGGCGGCCGTCGTGCTCGGCGTCGTCACCGTCCTGCGCCGCACCGTGTGGCGCGGCCGCCGCGGACCCTGGCGCGCCATGGCCGACGCCCGCCCCTCCGGCGACTCACCGATCGCCATGCTCGGCCGCCGCTTCGCCTCGGGTGAGATCGACGAGGACGAGTACTGGCGCCGGCTGTCCGTCCTGGACGAGCAGTTCGGCCCTGCGGCGGGCAAGGGCGGTGCGGCATGA
- a CDS encoding alpha-ketoglutarate-dependent dioxygenase AlkB, which yields MDAELFPRPRAEVAPGAVHVPDWLEPGRQRDLLEACREWARPPAGLRTVRTPGGGTMTARQVCLGWHWYPYAYARTVADGDGAPVKPFPHWLGELGREAVRDALGPQQAAYDIALINFYDGDARMGMHRDSDEKSDAPVVSLSLGDTCVFRFGNPETRTRPYTDVELRSGDLFVFGGPSRLAYHGVPRVHPGTAPPELGLTGRLNITLRVSGL from the coding sequence ATGGATGCCGAGCTGTTCCCCCGACCCCGTGCGGAGGTCGCGCCGGGTGCGGTGCACGTCCCGGACTGGCTGGAGCCGGGGCGGCAGCGCGACCTGCTGGAGGCCTGCCGGGAGTGGGCGCGCCCGCCCGCCGGACTGCGCACGGTCCGCACCCCGGGCGGCGGCACGATGACCGCGCGGCAGGTGTGCCTCGGCTGGCACTGGTACCCGTACGCCTACGCCCGCACGGTCGCCGACGGCGACGGGGCACCGGTGAAGCCGTTCCCGCACTGGCTGGGCGAGCTGGGCCGGGAAGCGGTGCGCGACGCACTCGGTCCGCAGCAGGCGGCCTACGACATCGCGCTGATCAACTTCTATGACGGCGACGCCCGTATGGGCATGCACCGCGACAGCGACGAGAAGTCGGACGCGCCCGTGGTCTCCCTGAGCCTCGGCGACACCTGCGTCTTCCGCTTCGGCAACCCCGAAACCCGGACCCGGCCCTACACGGACGTCGAACTGCGCAGTGGTGACCTGTTCGTGTTCGGCGGCCCGTCGAGACTCGCGTACCACGGGGTCCCCCGTGTGCATCCGGGCACCGCGCCGCCCGAGTTGGGGCTGACGGGACGGCTGAACATCACGCTGCGGGTCAGCGGGCTCTGA